In Gimesia benthica, a single window of DNA contains:
- a CDS encoding type III polyketide synthase: protein MSFEILGIGTVNPVHSIEQIEAATHAEALSCSAESTEQQRRLLPVLYRRAGVKTRHSVVLESSTNGEMARQSFYPPAESESDQGPTTSQRMQAYESNAASLAVSAVEAALQASQVAPGEITQLITVSCSGFSAPGFDIALVRELGLTADVARTHVGFMGCHGALNGLRIAKAFTDNDPQARVLVCAVELCSLHQQYGWCPDKIVANALFADGAAAVVGKQASGEVVDHWQLIASGSTIVPDSEEMMSWRIGNNGFEMTLSPRIPDLIHQNLRPWLKQWLLQQGMNIEDVGSWAIHPGGPRILSAVAETVGFEESLLSPSREVLARYGNMSSPTVLFILKKLKAEQARLPCVMLGFGPGLTIEAALINDCDLSQV, encoded by the coding sequence ATGAGTTTTGAAATTCTTGGAATCGGAACAGTCAATCCAGTGCATTCAATCGAGCAGATTGAAGCCGCCACACATGCGGAGGCACTCAGCTGTTCGGCGGAATCAACAGAACAGCAGAGGCGGTTACTGCCAGTTCTGTATCGAAGAGCCGGTGTTAAAACACGACACAGTGTCGTGCTGGAGAGCAGCACCAATGGTGAGATGGCACGACAGAGTTTCTATCCTCCCGCAGAATCAGAGTCTGATCAGGGGCCAACGACATCACAGCGGATGCAGGCATATGAATCGAATGCAGCATCTCTTGCCGTTTCGGCAGTGGAAGCAGCGTTGCAGGCTAGTCAGGTAGCCCCTGGTGAGATTACCCAACTGATCACAGTTTCGTGCAGTGGATTCAGCGCTCCCGGTTTTGATATTGCGCTAGTTAGAGAACTGGGTCTGACAGCAGATGTGGCCCGTACACACGTCGGATTTATGGGCTGTCATGGTGCCTTAAACGGGTTGCGGATTGCCAAGGCATTTACAGACAATGATCCCCAGGCAAGAGTTCTGGTCTGTGCGGTTGAATTGTGCAGCCTGCATCAGCAGTACGGCTGGTGTCCGGATAAAATTGTAGCGAATGCGTTGTTTGCGGATGGTGCTGCGGCCGTTGTGGGAAAGCAGGCTTCTGGAGAGGTTGTTGATCATTGGCAGCTGATCGCATCCGGATCAACGATCGTACCGGACTCCGAAGAGATGATGAGCTGGCGCATCGGCAACAATGGTTTTGAGATGACACTCTCCCCCCGCATCCCGGATCTGATCCATCAAAATCTGCGTCCCTGGCTCAAGCAATGGCTACTGCAACAGGGAATGAACATTGAAGATGTCGGTAGTTGGGCGATTCATCCTGGCGGCCCTCGCATTCTGAGTGCGGTCGCGGAAACAGTTGGTTTTGAGGAATCTCTGCTCAGTCCTTCCCGAGAAGTTCTGGCACGTTATGGAAACATGTCTTCTCCAACGGTGTTGTTTATTCTCAAGAAACTAAAGGCAGAACAGGCACGCTTACCTTGTGTCATGCTGGGCTTTGGTCCTGGGCTGACTATTGAAGCCGCTTTGATTAATGATTGTGATCTGTCTCAGGTTTAA
- a CDS encoding NAD(P)/FAD-dependent oxidoreductase produces the protein MTALKSISIADASRQEWDILVIGAGPAGTVAAHQAARAGFKTLLIEKKVFPRYKVCGGCLNQRAVNALQEAGLAVALDELDAVPLDQFEMRYKGRALKIPLPGGMAVSRSALDLQLVRMAQQSGVNFLAETKALVCNEAISGFTRKIDLFQQGALCGVARARVVLAADGLGHPSLKHCGEFESKISQDSRIGAGVILPGDQISDYPAGTIHMAIHRHGYVGLARVESNQLNVASAIDREFIKQQQSPTAAVMSIMEESGYPVPPVMRSMNLKGTIPLTRKTVRPASHRLLLVGDAAGYLEPFTGEGMSNAISEGVAAVRIALNGLQDWDQSLEQQWLHTHQTLTEGRSHWCRYLSQLLRSPTAINVGLRLFRWFPNVARPIVASLNH, from the coding sequence ATGACTGCTCTTAAGTCAATTAGTATCGCGGATGCGAGCAGGCAAGAGTGGGATATACTTGTCATTGGTGCCGGACCTGCGGGTACTGTAGCGGCTCATCAGGCAGCCAGGGCAGGATTCAAAACACTTCTCATCGAAAAAAAAGTGTTTCCACGTTACAAAGTCTGTGGCGGTTGTCTCAATCAGAGAGCTGTGAATGCGTTACAGGAAGCAGGTTTGGCAGTAGCCCTCGATGAACTCGATGCCGTTCCCTTAGATCAGTTTGAAATGCGTTACAAGGGACGGGCATTAAAGATTCCCCTGCCCGGAGGAATGGCAGTCTCCCGTTCTGCATTGGACCTTCAACTGGTTCGAATGGCTCAGCAGTCAGGAGTCAATTTTCTTGCTGAGACGAAGGCACTGGTATGTAACGAAGCAATTTCTGGTTTCACTCGCAAAATTGATCTATTTCAGCAGGGAGCATTATGTGGAGTGGCACGAGCGCGAGTTGTATTAGCAGCAGATGGTCTTGGTCATCCCAGCCTGAAACATTGTGGAGAGTTTGAAAGTAAGATTTCTCAAGATTCTCGAATTGGTGCAGGAGTCATCTTGCCCGGTGATCAAATCTCAGATTATCCTGCGGGCACGATTCATATGGCAATCCACAGGCACGGCTATGTGGGGTTGGCACGTGTCGAGTCGAATCAACTGAACGTGGCTTCTGCCATCGATCGTGAATTTATTAAACAGCAGCAGAGTCCAACTGCCGCAGTGATGAGCATCATGGAAGAATCAGGGTATCCTGTTCCTCCGGTGATGAGAAGTATGAATCTGAAAGGGACGATCCCATTGACCAGAAAAACGGTGCGGCCTGCCTCCCATCGGCTGTTACTGGTGGGGGATGCAGCCGGATATCTTGAGCCATTTACCGGAGAAGGAATGTCAAATGCGATATCGGAAGGGGTTGCTGCTGTACGTATCGCGTTGAACGGATTGCAGGACTGGGATCAATCTCTCGAACAGCAGTGGTTGCACACGCATCAGACTTTAACAGAGGGACGCTCACACTGGTGCCGCTATCTGTCTCAGCTTTTACGCTCTCCAACAGCAATCAACGTTGGACTGCGGTTGTTTCGCTGGTTTCCCAATGTGGCCCGGCCCATCGTTGCCAGCTTAAATCATTAA
- a CDS encoding methyltransferase domain-containing protein, with protein MNLQIRQREPELMDQPGLSDAEHGSALTGLSRVNWFSRSSSIFWGPLSKLAQTIDQRPVKILDIASGGGDVSIDLAMRARQTGLDIEISGCDISEYAVRHATERAQQKGLEKIHFFQSDIFQEPAERRYDLVMCSLFLHHLDEPQAVQLMQWMSESTRHLLLINDLRRTRLGYWLAWCGCRLLTRSPIVHTDGPISVAAAFSIDETEQLARQAGLNQVQISRHWPQRFLLEWSRV; from the coding sequence ATGAATTTACAGATTCGGCAACGCGAGCCGGAATTGATGGATCAGCCGGGACTCAGTGATGCTGAGCATGGTAGTGCACTTACTGGCTTGAGTCGCGTGAACTGGTTCAGCCGCAGTAGTTCCATCTTCTGGGGGCCTCTGTCAAAGCTGGCTCAGACGATTGATCAGAGACCTGTGAAGATCCTGGATATTGCCAGTGGAGGGGGCGATGTCAGTATCGATCTGGCGATGCGCGCCCGGCAGACGGGACTGGATATCGAAATCTCCGGATGTGACATCAGTGAATATGCCGTCAGACACGCGACCGAAAGGGCTCAACAGAAAGGGTTGGAGAAGATTCATTTTTTCCAGAGTGATATTTTCCAGGAACCGGCAGAACGTAGATACGATCTTGTGATGTGTTCGCTATTTCTGCATCATCTCGATGAACCCCAGGCGGTACAACTGATGCAATGGATGTCAGAATCAACCAGGCATTTATTGCTGATAAATGATCTGCGCAGGACCCGACTGGGGTACTGGCTGGCCTGGTGTGGCTGCCGTTTATTAACGCGTTCGCCAATTGTACACACTGATGGTCCTATTTCCGTCGCAGCGGCCTTTTCAATTGACGAGACAGAACAGTTGGCCCGACAGGCGGGCTTAAACCAGGTTCAAATATCCCGACACTGGCCTCAAAGATTTCTGCTGGAGTGGAGTCGGGTATGA